GCGCGAGCAGATCGATCGACTGATGACGCGGCCACCGACCCGACTCGTACTCTCGTTCGCCGGGCTGCGCTTCATCGACAGCACCGGCTTGGCGGTTCTGGTGCACGCCTGGCGGCTGGCACATCCCCTCGGCACCCGGATCGAACTCAGCGAGGTTCCCGCGTTCCTTGCCAGCGTGCTGGACATCACCGGCGTTGGTGAACTGGTGAACCGACCGGCGGCCGCTGTCGACGACGACGCCAGCACCGCCTGACGGCGGCGATGCCAGCGACTGGCCCCAGTGAGACCAGCCGGCGGTCGGAGACTGAAGACGCCGACCGCCGACCGTTGGCTGAGGAGACGCCCCCGGCAGGAACCGCGGTCAGCCGGCCGCGACAGCGGGCAGCAACTGCTGACTC
The sequence above is a segment of the Solwaraspora sp. WMMD406 genome. Coding sequences within it:
- a CDS encoding STAS domain-containing protein is translated as MTVDTTTDGQPVLRLSGDLDFQTATTLREQIDRLMTRPPTRLVLSFAGLRFIDSTGLAVLVHAWRLAHPLGTRIELSEVPAFLASVLDITGVGELVNRPAAAVDDDASTA